One Loxodonta africana isolate mLoxAfr1 chromosome 8, mLoxAfr1.hap2, whole genome shotgun sequence DNA window includes the following coding sequences:
- the MKRN1 gene encoding E3 ubiquitin-protein ligase makorin-1 isoform X2: MAEAAAPGTTATTSGAGGGSGGGSGGWTKQVTCRYFMHGVCKEGDNCRYSHDLSDSPYGVVCKYFQRGYCIYGDRCRYEHSKPLKQEEATATDPTAKPSLAASSSLSSGIGPLVEMSAGEPELRNSNFATVGAGAEDWANAVEFVPGQPYCGRTAPSCTETPLQGSVTKEESEEEQPTMETRKQLCPYAAVGECRYGENCVYLHGDSCDMCGLQVLHPVDAAQRSQHIRSCIEAHEKDMELSFAVQRSKDMVCGICMEVVYEKANPSERRFGILSSCGHTYCLRCIRKWRSAKQFESKIIKSCPECRITSNFVIPSEYWVEEKEEKQKLIQKYKEAMSNKACRYFDEGRGSCPFGGNCFYKHAYPDGRREEPQRQKVGASSRCRAPRRNHFWGLIEERENSSPFDDDEEEVVTFELGEMLLMLLAAGGDDDLTDSEDEWDLFHDELEDFYDLDL, from the exons GTATTTTATGCACGGGGTGTGTAAGGAAGGAGACAACTGTCGCTACTCACATGACCTCTCCGACAGCCCCTATGGTGTCGTGTGCAAGTATTTTCAGCGAGGGTACTGTATCTATGGAGACCGCTGCAG ATATGAACACAGCAAACCATTGAAACAGGAAGAAGCAACTGCTACGGATCCAACTGCAAAACCATCCCTTGCTGCTTCCTCAAGTCTCTCATCAGGAATTGGACCACTTGTTGAAATGAGTGCGGGCGAACCTGAGTTGAGAAATTCAAACTTTGCGACTGTTGGGGCAGGTGCAGAAGACTGGGCGAATGCCGTCGAGTTTGTCCCTGGGCAGCCCTACTGTGGCCGTA CTGCCCCTTCCTGCACTGAAACACCCCTTCAGGGCTCAGTGACCAAGGAAGAGTCAGAGGAAGAGCAGCCCACCATGGAGACCAGGAAGCAACTTTGCCCCTATGCTGCGGTGGGAGAGTGTCGTTACGGGGAGAACTGTGTGTACCTGCATGGAGATTCCTGTGACATGTGTGGGCTGCAGGTTCTGCACCCTGTGGATGCTGCCCAGCGGTCACAGCACATCAGA TCTTGCATCGAGGCCCATGAGAAGGACATGGAGCTCTCATTTGCTGTCCAGCGCAGCAAGGACATGGTGTGTGGGATCTGCATGGAGGTGGTCTATGAGAAGGCCAACCCCAGCGAGCGCCGCTTTGGGATCCTCTCCAGCTGCGGCCACACCTACTGTCTCAGGTGCATTCGCAAGTGGAGGAGCGCGAAGCAGTTTGAGAGCAAGATTATAAA GTCCTGCCCCGAATGCCGGATCACATCTAACTTTGTCATTCCAAGTGAGTACTGGgtggaggagaaagaagagaagcaGAAACTCATTCAGAAATACAAGGAGGCGATGAG CAACAAGGCGTGCAGGTATTTTGATGAAGGACGTGGGAGCTGCCCGTTTGGAGGGAACTGTTTTTACAAGCACGCCTACCCTGATGGTCGTAGAGAGgagccacagagacagaaagtgggaGCATCGAGCAGATGCCGG GCCCCACGGAGGAACCACTTCTGGGGGCTCATTGAGGAAAGAGAGAACAGCAGCCCTTTTGACGACGACGAGGAAGAGGTGGTCACCTTTGAGCTGGGCGAGATGTTGCTTATGCTTTTGGCCGCAGGTGGGGACGACGACCTGACAGACTCGGAGGACGAGTGGGACTTGTTTCACGATGAGCTGGAAGATTTTTATGACTTGGACCTATAG
- the MKRN1 gene encoding E3 ubiquitin-protein ligase makorin-1 isoform X3, giving the protein MHGVCKEGDNCRYSHDLSDSPYGVVCKYFQRGYCIYGDRCRYEHSKPLKQEEATATDPTAKPSLAASSSLSSGIGPLVEMSAGEPELRNSNFATVGAGAEDWANAVEFVPGQPYCGRTAPSCTETPLQGSVTKEESEEEQPTMETRKQLCPYAAVGECRYGENCVYLHGDSCDMCGLQVLHPVDAAQRSQHIRSCIEAHEKDMELSFAVQRSKDMVCGICMEVVYEKANPSERRFGILSSCGHTYCLRCIRKWRSAKQFESKIIKSCPECRITSNFVIPSEYWVEEKEEKQKLIQKYKEAMSNKACRYFDEGRGSCPFGGNCFYKHAYPDGRREEPQRQKVGASSRCRAPRRNHFWGLIEERENSSPFDDDEEEVVTFELGEMLLMLLAAGGDDDLTDSEDEWDLFHDELEDFYDLDL; this is encoded by the exons ATGCACGGGGTGTGTAAGGAAGGAGACAACTGTCGCTACTCACATGACCTCTCCGACAGCCCCTATGGTGTCGTGTGCAAGTATTTTCAGCGAGGGTACTGTATCTATGGAGACCGCTGCAG ATATGAACACAGCAAACCATTGAAACAGGAAGAAGCAACTGCTACGGATCCAACTGCAAAACCATCCCTTGCTGCTTCCTCAAGTCTCTCATCAGGAATTGGACCACTTGTTGAAATGAGTGCGGGCGAACCTGAGTTGAGAAATTCAAACTTTGCGACTGTTGGGGCAGGTGCAGAAGACTGGGCGAATGCCGTCGAGTTTGTCCCTGGGCAGCCCTACTGTGGCCGTA CTGCCCCTTCCTGCACTGAAACACCCCTTCAGGGCTCAGTGACCAAGGAAGAGTCAGAGGAAGAGCAGCCCACCATGGAGACCAGGAAGCAACTTTGCCCCTATGCTGCGGTGGGAGAGTGTCGTTACGGGGAGAACTGTGTGTACCTGCATGGAGATTCCTGTGACATGTGTGGGCTGCAGGTTCTGCACCCTGTGGATGCTGCCCAGCGGTCACAGCACATCAGA TCTTGCATCGAGGCCCATGAGAAGGACATGGAGCTCTCATTTGCTGTCCAGCGCAGCAAGGACATGGTGTGTGGGATCTGCATGGAGGTGGTCTATGAGAAGGCCAACCCCAGCGAGCGCCGCTTTGGGATCCTCTCCAGCTGCGGCCACACCTACTGTCTCAGGTGCATTCGCAAGTGGAGGAGCGCGAAGCAGTTTGAGAGCAAGATTATAAA GTCCTGCCCCGAATGCCGGATCACATCTAACTTTGTCATTCCAAGTGAGTACTGGgtggaggagaaagaagagaagcaGAAACTCATTCAGAAATACAAGGAGGCGATGAG CAACAAGGCGTGCAGGTATTTTGATGAAGGACGTGGGAGCTGCCCGTTTGGAGGGAACTGTTTTTACAAGCACGCCTACCCTGATGGTCGTAGAGAGgagccacagagacagaaagtgggaGCATCGAGCAGATGCCGG GCCCCACGGAGGAACCACTTCTGGGGGCTCATTGAGGAAAGAGAGAACAGCAGCCCTTTTGACGACGACGAGGAAGAGGTGGTCACCTTTGAGCTGGGCGAGATGTTGCTTATGCTTTTGGCCGCAGGTGGGGACGACGACCTGACAGACTCGGAGGACGAGTGGGACTTGTTTCACGATGAGCTGGAAGATTTTTATGACTTGGACCTATAG